AAAGTATATGAGGCAGTGTGGAATCCACGGTGTTTCCTCGGACTGTATTGTACAGATTGTTCAGTGTTGACACTACACGCGCTGTAGGGAAATAGGACCATCTTTAATAACTGATTTTCTCTgtcttttattactaagaaatTTCACGCCGAACACTATTCGTCTCCGAAGAGCTTTCTTTCTGGGAATACTCCTTTCAGGAACAGGGTCGCAACAAGGGAGAAAGTGGCCACGACCGTGATTACTGTCCGCATGGCTTTAAACCAGCTGGGATAGGTGGGCAGAAGCGCTAGGTCGTAATGCAGCGAGATCCCtaagcccatgatgaccacgaGGCTCGCCTCCGTGATGCTGTCTCTGAACAGGAGAGCGACCCACGCCAGTATGGACGGTACCACAGCGTTTGTTAGGTTCATCCAGTCCGGCTTTGCAGGGCTTCCGTCCGGTAGGGCAAATCCCCAGCGTGCCCCACCCAGGAAAGAAACTATAGAAGCCCCGTATGCAACCTGAGCGTATGCGATCTCTGGAAGGTATAGCTCCGACATCGCCATGACTAGAGGAGGGGAAATGAAGGGGATGAGGCCAGAGAAGCCCAAATACAGAGCAGGCTTGGGTCCCTTCATCAGGTCCTTCATGTCATAGCGCACCAGGTCCAGTTCGCGCGGCTCAGGATCCTCCGATTTGCGTCGCCTATGCTGGAGCCGTGACGCAGAGGAATGCAGCGGTCGAACACCAAACAGGGATCTGCCCACCTGCCTAGGGGGAAGACTCCAAATCACACTGGGAGTCCAGGAGGAAGTGGGAATTACGTACGGTGGTACCCTGTATATTTTCTGGAAAGACTGCAGTGATGTATAAACCTAGATGTCAGACAGAGAAGTATATTCAATTAGTACCGACACTGCAAACGCTATAATCTTCGGTATTTCCTGTTCAGGTTCTTGAGTGACTGTAAACAGTCATATGTGTAAAATTCCAAAGATCAAAATCCACACCCGTTCAGAAAAAAAAGTTTAGAAATGCTGGAGCCTTACCTTGCAGACGCGCATGAAATTTTGTTTAACGATGAAGGACATCATTTTTAAAACCATAAAAGAatgacagtaaaaaaaaaaaccgttaTCGGATAGATTTCAATTCCAAGCAAAACTTGAAGCATGTACAAGCCGCTAGTTGTATAACCTCTCCCAGTTATTTTACACAGATCATATTAAATGGCTGGGGGACAAATTCTCAAACGCATAATGTCACAGACCATGTCTAACTCAGACAAAAAGGATCCTCACGAGATTCCTATTTCACGCCGTTAAGGTCATCACCATGATGGTGCGTCGTTGTATTCGTTCCGGTGACATACTCAGGCATTGTAAATATATACAGTTCCGGAAAAGCTCTTTCTTGTTTCGTTAGTGTGAAATTAATGAAAAATTACCAAGTCCTATATTTTCTTTACTTTAACTGATTCCATGAAATTAATATAAACtaaaacaaattaaatgtgtGGCTACAGATGTTTGTAAAGCTTTCAGAATctctttttaaatgtaattaaatgcacAATGTTACATAAAATAAAAAGCTTTACATTTTCAATTATGATTATCCTACTCAgaatttttataataaaactgattaGTTTATTCTCCACTAATATAATAGATTCCTGATGTGTGACGATTTAACGCTTGCAACTCCTACTGCCGGTGCGATTGTCGATTTGCAAGTCTGGAGGCGACTGCGACGGGGGGACCACGTGACCGGGCTGTTGTGACGCCTCGATCGACCTGCTCGGCGATCGACTGACCCGTCCTGCGGAGCGGCAGTCAGGAACAGGGCAGATAAGCTGGGCGAGAGCGACTAGAGCGAACGCGTTTcgggaaggaaaaaaacaacaacacgtCGAGGCACAGACGGTCCGATCGGTTCACGGTCCGTCTGCAAGGACTTACTGCTCCTCGGCGAACTGCGTGAGCATACTCCGCGCTCCGCGATCGCTTCCGAAAGCGGAGGTATGTGTGTTTCTATGTATTTATCCCCGTGTGGGCTGGGGTGGCCATTTTGGAGTCGTGTGTTGTTTCAGAGCTGCTAGCTaccaaaaggtctgtttacatcTGATCACCCCGGCCTGTAAACGGGTCACCCCGACGCGCGATGCGGGGTCGCAGTTGCCCCGCTTGTTTGCACTTTTCCTCTTTGTACTCGGTGCCGTGTCTGCTTCTTTTGCGCCTTTGCTCGTCATTTACggtaagatggcagaattgttGCTGTCTGTAATGGGGGATTATTTTATATCTAGGTGGCTGTTTGTATGGAGTGGTCTGCGTGGGCCTTGGATGAACTAACTTTGTTAGCCTTAATATCTGCGACGGGGGGGTGCCGGATTGGTAGTCCGGGGGCGGGAAACCGGGTGGGCGCCGGTTTGGCTCGGCCAGTCGCCCGTGTGCTTGGGTGACCAAGCTGCCGGCCGCCTGCTGTATCGCACTACCGCACTTTGTGAATGAAAGGGTAAAACTGACTGTGTGAGCCGAATCAGATACCGTTCAAAGTTAGGCGGGATGTGCTGACCACTTACTGCGTTGGAGGCGGAAGCGCCCGTTTTGCCATATATTTCCATGCCTTCCCGGTGCAGGTCTGTCTACTTGTTTATCCCCTCCTCCCGATGCCGCAAAGTTAATCGACAGGTGAACATCATGCTTTTCTTGACATTGACCCCCTTTCCCTCTATTCTCCGTGGGGCTGGCGGGGGAACCGAGCGTGATTGTATAATACCCCGGTGGAACTGGGAGAGCGTGAACTTCACTTCAACGCACGTGTGAGTTTGCAACGTGTGCCTGTGAATTTATGAAATGCATGACGAACGGAGGCGCTTGCTACGTGTCAGATTGTTTGTTTTTAGTCTATTGCATTTACCCTTGGGATACCTGCAAGCACAGCTCGTTAGGAGCCGCCGTAACGGAGATTCGGATCGCATCCCCGCCTCTGCCCGCTTTCCTGGCCCGTCCGTTTCGCTGTCATTTCACTTCAGATTCTTTTGCTTTCGGAGCAAGTCAGATCGTGTCGTTGAGAGTGAATCACGGCGCCAGTATCAAGACCAGCCTATCCCTGTTAATTATTAACCTCTTTAATATGGTATTTGACGGTTGTGATGGCCATTTATGCCTTTCTGGTATGCTTCTACATTGCCAGCGCTGAGTATGAATATAGTTTAGCAAGCCTGTTCGAAAACAAGCTTTTGGACTTTAGTCCAGTTGGATTAATTGACGAGAAGTGGAGTCGTCACGAAAGAAAAAACCATTGCAAAAGTCTAATTTTGgaactttgtttttatttttattatttatttatatttaatttttaaagccTACAGTCCTTATGAAGTGTGTGTtcattaatttaggtaacaatGGCAGGGAAAATCTTTTGTAGGATTTCAAAAACCCATTTATATCAAGTCACTTTGAAGCTCAATTCAAGTGCTCCAGTGCTGTCTTTTTGCCAGATATCAGATACTGTTTGACATAGATTTATTACTATGTTTATGCATTTCATAAATGAGAACCGCAGAAGTTGGTATCAGTTAGTGTATCGGTTAGGGATGTGCGGGGCTGCATTGATCATTCAAGGGTGGAGATTTTGGTGTGACGCAGATCCAGGATGGTGT
This genomic interval from Brienomyrus brachyistius isolate T26 chromosome 21, BBRACH_0.4, whole genome shotgun sequence contains the following:
- the tmem69 gene encoding transmembrane protein 69, which translates into the protein MVLKMMSFIVKQNFMRVCKVYTSLQSFQKIYRVPPYVIPTSSWTPSVIWSLPPRQVGRSLFGVRPLHSSASRLQHRRRKSEDPEPRELDLVRYDMKDLMKGPKPALYLGFSGLIPFISPPLVMAMSELYLPEIAYAQVAYGASIVSFLGGARWGFALPDGSPAKPDWMNLTNAVVPSILAWVALLFRDSITEASLVVIMGLGISLHYDLALLPTYPSWFKAMRTVITVVATFSLVATLFLKGVFPERKLFGDE